A single Drosophila miranda strain MSH22 chromosome XR, D.miranda_PacBio2.1, whole genome shotgun sequence DNA region contains:
- the LOC108152884 gene encoding transcription factor btd encodes MNLLMDSLPSHANPGSRRSTPPQHTELRISTSSPHHNQQQNHAQHQQQHQQHQHQHPHQHQLQQTPNLNNNNNETPTSPPGGKTTLKRAFDVAFLMMPDERIKQKQAEKQARLQEALQQHHHHHQQLQLQQHQQQMNHYPTDLSPRGASSQPPSPAAMEYISLLEARQRYPQLSIRSPRVYDDPTLVIPLVDSPEATATASPPPPMRSAFTKVASSSLSTSSSPSTTSRLESPVDVGAPPLSPDQLSCHSMSPPLVTPPPRTNSGGSVGSVGPPHVANPLPPNPIMYHNFRPEYQFNGAFQAVNPMQALQAQHRLKQHLLYTRPPGPGGHPNGGGGPGTPSSPPSGPPAEFLHGSYPGFGPPPHPFAVSQPLQNPAAAAILSTLIPPTLASTFTLTAQNVCAKCNISFRMTSDLVYHMRSHHKSEVACDPNRRKREEKLRCPVCQETFRERHHLTRHMTAHQDKASDHQPQLEESSDNEIINVVGGTPPGRRMGGVPK; translated from the coding sequence ATGAATTTGCTCATGGATAGCCTTCCGTCGCATGCGAATCCTGGCTCGCGTCGCTCCACGCCGCCCCAGCACACGGAGCTGAGGATCTCCACATCCTCGCCACACCACAACCAGCAGCAGAACCATgcacagcatcagcagcagcaccagcagcaccaacaccaGCACCCACACCAACACCAGCTCCAACAGACACCCAAtctcaacaacaacaacaatgagACACCCACATCGCCACCCGGTGGAAAGACCACGCTGAAGCGCGCCTTCGACGTGGCATTTCTGATGATGCCCGACGAGCGCATCAAGCAAAAGCAGGCCGAGAAACAGGCACGTCTCCAGGAGGCACTGCAGCAACACCACCATCACCACcaacagctgcagctgcagcagcatcagcagcagatGAACCACTATCCCACAGATCTGTCACCGCGTGGCGCCTCCTCGCAGCCACCATCGCCGGCGGCCATGGAGTACATCAGCCTGCTGGAGGCGCGTCAACGCTATCCCCAGCTGAGCATCCGCTCGCCGCGAGTGTACGATGATCCCACTCTGGTCATACCGCTAGTGGATTCCCCGGaggccacggccacggcctcGCCACCACCGCCAATGCGTAGCGCCTTTACGAAAGTGgcctcgtcgtcgttgtccACATCCTCGTCGCCTTCGACCACATCGCGTCTGGAGTCGCCCGTGGATGTGGGAGCCCCTCCATTGAGCCCGGATCAACTGAGCTGCCATTCGATGAGTCCGCCGCTGGTCACGCCACCGCCGCGCACCAACAGCGGTGGCAGTGTGGGAAGTGTGGGTCCACCACATGTCGCCAATCCCTTGCCACCCAATCCGATTATGTACCACAACTTTCGGCCAGAGTACCAGTTCAACGGAGCCTTCCAGGCGGTGAATCCCATGCAGGCGCTGCAGGCACAGCATCGGCTGAAGCAGCACCTGCTCTACACGCGTCCCCCGGGACCAGGTGGCCATCCCAATGGTGGAGGAGGACCGGGGACACCCTCATCACCACCGTCGGGTCCGCCAGCGGAGTTTCTGCATGGCTCATATCCGGGATTCGGGCCGCCTCCGCATCCGTTTGCCGTGTCCCAGCCCCTGCAGAATCCTGCAGCAGCTGCGATTCTCTCCACGCTAATCCCACCCACACTGGCCTCCACCTTCACCCTGACCGCACAGAACGTGTGCGCCAAGTGCAACATTAGCTTCCGGATGACCAGCGACCTGGTCTACCACATGCGCTCCCACCACAAGAGCGAGGTGGCCTGCGATCCCAATCGCCGCAAGCGTGAGGAGAAGCTGAGGTGCCCCGTCTGCCAGGAGACGTTCCGCGAGCGGCACCATCTCACCAGGCACATGACGGCCCATCAGGACAAGGCCAGTGACCATCAGCCGCAGCTGGAGGAGTCCAGCGACAATGAGATCATCAATGTGGTTGGCGGCACACCGCCCGGACGGAGAATGGGAGGTGTACCCAAATGA
- the LOC108153268 gene encoding DNA polymerase epsilon subunit 2: MDAELIPLRKRITNNFKLCGFLIRSENSTYLAEQLLPFDADERDKWLTVITENLQGQKLATPHVERAALEKAINELNRVGLDEGETVFALIDAFTVPRYRYNTRIKKFEPDLTPRQLLSAPRMKSDYMQQRYAMLLQKTLRHDLFAPAVIQDGVGAQAKKFKLQFAENLLATSTIREAVVLGLLTQLKEGKFYVEDPTGSIQLDLSGARFHAGFFCEGCFVLAEGNYSNGVLKVDGLGFPPAEPATSSRAFFGIANTWGGESTKLLKYSPRLQELERTNTETTIVFLSDVRLDLPVVVEKLRQLFVGYDSCPPQAIVLMGPFTASTRNHHELRQHLDALGGLAAGCEQLKKQTDLILVPSTEDPTAPNILPRAPIPECLAAGLLKAWPRTQLATNPCRLQYCTQQIVVCRLDLMAKFCRNTLHFPEDTSQIEQHFSRTIVCQGHLVPIHPIAMPVHWDYDPALWLYPLPDLIVMGDSCQSFSSTQHGCTVLNTGSFVKSKFAFKVYIPATRTIEDSEIPDDVE; encoded by the exons ATGGACGCGGAATTAATTCCTCTTCGAAAAAGAATTACAAATAACTTCAAGCTATGTGGTTTTCTGATTCGGTCGGAGAATAGCACTTATCTGGCAGAGCAACTTCTGCCCTTCGATGCGGATGAGCGGGACAAATGGCTGACTGTCATCACAGAGAACCTGCAGGGACAGAAGTTAGCGACGCCGCATGTGGAACGGGCGGCTCTGGAAAAGGCCATCAATGAGTTGAACCGTGTAGGACTGGACGAGGGCGAGACGGTATTTGCTCTGATTGATGCTTTCACAGTGCCCCGGTACCGCTACAACACGCGCATCAAGAAATTCGAGCCGGATCTGACGCCGCGGCAGTTGTTGAGCGCTCCCCGTATGAAGTCCGACTATATGCAGCAGCGCTATGCCATGCTGCTGCAAAAGACACTGCGTCACGATTTGTTTGCTCCGGCGGTCATCCAGGACGGCGTTGGCGCCCAAGCTAAAAAGTTCAAATTGCAGTTCGCAGAAAATTTGCTGGCCACCTCCACAATAAGGGAGGCTGTGGTATTGGGACTGCTGACCCAGCTGAAGGAGGGCAAGTTCTACGTGGAAGATCCCACTGGCTCTATCCAGCTGGATTTGAGTGGAGCTCGCTTCCACGCCGGCTTCTTCTGCGAGGGCTGCTTTGTGCTGGCCGAGGGCAACTATTCCAATGGCGTGTTGAAAG TTGATGGCCTGGGTTTTCCTCCTGCTGAGCCAGCTACTAGCAGCCGTGCCTTCTTCGGTATAGCTAACACTTGGGGCGGCGAGTCCACCAAGCTACTGAAGTACTCTCCGCGTCTGCAAGAGCTGGAACGCACCAATACAGAAACCACAATCGTATTTCTGTCTGATGTGCGTCTGGATCTGCCTGTGGTCGTAGAAAAGCTGCGACAGCTCTTTGTCGGCTACGATTCCTGTCCGCCCCAGGCCATTGTCCTCATGGGACCGTTCACTGCCAGCACCCGCAACCATCACGAGCTGCGTCAGCATTTGGATGCATTGGGCGGTCTGGCAGCCGGCTGTGAGCAGCTGAAAAAGCAAACAGATTTGATTCTCGTTCCCTCTACCGAGGATCCGACGGCCCCAAACATTCTGCCGCGAGCTCCGATACCAGAATGCCTGGCAGCAGGCCTGCTCAAGGCCTGGCCACGCACTCAGTTGGCAACAAATCCCTGCCGGCTTCAGTATTGTACGCAACAGATCGTAGTCTGCCGGTTGGATCTTATGGCAAAGTTCTGCCGCAATACGCTGCACTTTCCCGAAGACACATCCCAAATTGAGCAGCACTTTTCAAGAACAATTGTGTGTCAGGGACACCTGGTGCCCATACATCCCATTGCCATGCCCGTGCATTGGGATTATGATCCGGCCCTGTGGCTCTATCCGCTGCCTGATCTGATTGTCATGGGTGATTCTTGTCAGAGCTTTAGTAGCACCCAGCATGGTTGCACTGTGCTCAATACCGGCTCCTTCGTCAAGTCCAAGTTTGCCTTCAAAGTATATATACCCGCAACGCGAACGATTGAGGACTCGGAGATACCGGACGATGTAGAGTAG